One window of the Mytilus galloprovincialis chromosome 14, xbMytGall1.hap1.1, whole genome shotgun sequence genome contains the following:
- the LOC143058784 gene encoding uncharacterized protein LOC143058784 translates to MFKHTPFKNHLVIDDMIFVNAKDKHDLAMEKIKDVIRSESEKQPTWGEPLPKCFITLELECASLVKRNIPLITLEHLHEINLLQSIRPLSETELKVFLKFQHSIGKVLYFDEENLDTHVILSPTFLINAFKSIVTDRRFCEGDSNRVVLWDIMGKKGVVSKTAIQNIWKKTQYREFYKNKDYLLDVMTRLDILVDPKIYDNDRKRIPADFYYIASMVRTNDDSGYLQSAGFTHRSIAIAFQSSSLMIPPALSFRFISYCLYVWAVKKYGQTNKDMLFHRSAVFTVDPSLDLHILCEDKRIIARLVHARTNSLIMRDLASSITECLTSALEKISQLYIRASSDQHNTSNAFFITRICCNAPDNPCVLQVNEVPNIGEIWICPAHDIEHKIHIITSWFSGKNEDECKAGCPVTNEDFLKETPSELDLSRMSLLFSRNNVRELAIRLGLSTSKVDMLDTEDPQKWSFEILIQCRNSIVNMTFNHIKEAVEASRKDNIHKLCKLVNGSSIDFELQEEKWDLIPTEEHIDRLAPLVGNNSLPFLLELGMELQTWEQINYRQNERDLVRLNKDILEEWRNKYCTIKILKPTLRTIALAFFNIGKSIKIVENTLSDLF, encoded by the exons ATGTTTAAACACACACCATTCAAGAATCATCTGGTGATAGATGATATGATATTTGTAAACGCTAAGGATAAACATGACTTGGCGATGGAAAAGATTAAGGATGTAATCAGGAGTGAATCAGAGAAACAACCTACATGGGGTGAACCTCTACCGAAGTGCTTTATCACTCTAGAATTAGAATGTGCATCGCTTGTCAAACGCAACATCCCTCTGATAACGCTTGAGCATCTACACGAAATAAATTTATTGCAATCTATTAGACCACTGTCAGAAACTGAGTTAAAGGTATTTCTGAAATTTCAGCATTCCATCGGCAAGGTTTTGTACTTCGACGAAGAAAATTTGGATACACATGTCATATTGTCTCCAACCTTCCTTATTAATGCTTTTAAATCGATTGTTACTGATAGAAGATTCTGTGAAGGAGACAGTAATAGAGTAGTTTTGTGGGATATAATGGGTAAGAAAGGAGTGGTCTCAAAAACGGCAATCCAAAACATTTGGAAGAAAACACAATATCGTGAATTTTACAAGAACAAAGATTATTTACTAGACGTTATGACCCGCCTTGATATATTGGTAGACCCAAAGATATACGACAATGACCGAAAACGTATCCCTGCTGACTTCTACTATATTGCAAGTATGGTACGTACAAATGATGACTCTGGATACCTTCAGTCAGCTGGCTTCACACACAGGAGTATTGCCATAGCCTTTCAATCGTCATCATTGATGATACCCCCTGCATTATCCTTTAGATTTATAAGTTACTGTCTATATGTCTGGGCAGTGAAAAAGTATGGACAGACCAACAAGGACATGTTATTTCATAGATCAGCTGTGTTCACCGTAGATCCTTCTTTAGATCTGCACATTCTCTGCGAAGATAAGCGGATTATTGCCCGTCTAGTTCATGCCAGAACGAATTCATTAATAATGAGGGATCTTGCTTCCAGCATAACTGAATGTTTAACTTCTGCCTTGGAAAAAATAAGTCAGTTGTATATAAGAGCAAGCAGCGATCAGCATAACACCAGTAATGCATTCTTTATAACCAGAATATGTTGTAACGCACCAGATAACCCATGTGTCCTCCAAGTCAACGAAGTACCAAACATTGGCGAAATTTGGATATGTCCTGCTCATGACATTGAACACAAAATTCACATAATCACATCGTGGTTTTCAGGAAag AATGAAGATGAATGTAAAGCAGGATGTCCAG TCACAAATGAAGACTTTTTAAAAGAGACGCCTTCAGAATTAGACTTAAGCCGTATGTCACTATTGTTCAGTAGAAATAACGTCCGAGAACTGGCTATACGTTTGGGATTGTCCACCTCTAAAGTTGATATGTTGGACACTGAGGATCCACAAAAATGGAGCTTTGAAATTCTGATACAATGCCGGAATAGTATTGTTAACATGACATTCAACCATATCAAAGAAGCAGTAGAAGCAAGTAGAAAAGATAATATCCACAAACTATGCAAG ctTGTGAACGGTAGTTCCATTGATTTTG AACTGCAGGAAGAGAAGTGGGATCTAATTCCTACAGAAGAACATATTGACAGATTGGCTCCTTTGGTTGGAAATAATTCCCTCCCATTCCTGCTTGAACTTGGAATGGAGTTACAAACCTGGGAGCAGATTAACTATCGGCAAAATGAAAGAGACTTAGTGAGACTGAACAAAGATATTTTAGAAGAATGGAGAAACAAATATTGCAcgataaaaatattgaaaccaaCATTGAGGACAATCGCACTCGCATTTTTTAACATCGGCAAAAGTATAAAAATAGTTGAAAACACATTGTCAGATTTGTTTTGA